One genomic window of Candidatus Pseudobacter hemicellulosilyticus includes the following:
- a CDS encoding TolC family protein, giving the protein MKHIIKYILPVALLAPAMLLAQEPVLPLDSILQRIDRNNLLLQSYGLKAESYQYSADAAGAWMAPMAGLGTFMTPYPGKKVMESEKGNLMLQIEQDIPNTAKLNAKKKYIRSQGNVERANRAITLNDFKAQAKRLYANWLVAERRIRILQDNEKLLGMMQKIEEVRYPYNQSQLGSVYKAEAQLADNSNMIRMQEGIIAKSRAWLNSLMNAPGNTSFAIDTLYEPGFAPMAGFDTAALATVRKDVFKMNESIRSMQLNIESMQQEKKPDFRVRFDHMFPLSAGMPNAFSLMGMVSIPIVPWTSKMYKSEIRAMEYSIAGMEKEKSAMLQETQGMLYGMQYEIQSMQKRIAAMDSKIIPSLKKTLDANFLAYQENKIQLPAVMDAWEAVNMMQLDLLDEQLKLYEMIVDYEKELYR; this is encoded by the coding sequence ATGAAACACATCATTAAATATATACTCCCTGTAGCCCTGCTGGCGCCCGCAATGCTGCTGGCACAGGAGCCGGTGCTGCCGCTGGACAGCATCCTGCAGCGGATAGACCGGAATAACCTGCTGCTGCAATCCTATGGCCTGAAAGCAGAGAGCTACCAGTACAGCGCAGACGCCGCCGGCGCCTGGATGGCGCCTATGGCCGGCCTCGGTACTTTCATGACGCCTTACCCCGGCAAGAAAGTGATGGAGAGCGAGAAAGGGAACCTCATGCTGCAGATAGAACAGGATATTCCCAATACAGCCAAGCTGAATGCCAAAAAGAAATACATCCGTTCGCAGGGCAATGTGGAAAGGGCCAACAGGGCCATTACGCTGAACGACTTCAAAGCCCAGGCCAAAAGGCTCTATGCCAACTGGCTGGTGGCGGAAAGGCGGATCCGCATCCTGCAGGACAATGAAAAGCTGCTGGGTATGATGCAAAAGATAGAAGAAGTGCGGTACCCGTATAACCAGTCGCAGTTAGGCAGTGTCTACAAAGCCGAAGCGCAGCTGGCGGACAACAGCAATATGATCCGTATGCAGGAAGGCATTATTGCCAAATCCAGGGCCTGGCTCAACAGCCTGATGAATGCGCCGGGCAATACGTCTTTTGCCATTGACACCCTGTATGAGCCCGGCTTCGCTCCCATGGCCGGTTTTGATACGGCCGCTCTGGCCACTGTACGCAAGGATGTATTCAAAATGAATGAAAGCATCCGCTCCATGCAGCTCAATATTGAAAGCATGCAGCAGGAAAAAAAGCCTGATTTCCGGGTACGCTTTGACCATATGTTCCCACTCAGCGCCGGCATGCCCAATGCGTTCAGCCTGATGGGTATGGTCTCTATTCCCATTGTACCCTGGACATCTAAAATGTATAAGTCGGAGATCAGGGCCATGGAGTACAGTATTGCAGGAATGGAAAAAGAGAAATCGGCTATGCTGCAGGAAACGCAGGGTATGCTGTATGGGATGCAGTATGAGATCCAGTCGATGCAGAAAAGGATAGCCGCTATGGACAGCAAGATCATCCCTTCGCTGAAAAAGACGCTGGACGCCAATTTCCTGGCCTACCAGGAAAACAAGATACAGCTGCCTGCTGTGATGGATGCCTGGGAGGCGGTGAATATGATGCAGCTGGACCTGCTGGATGAACAATTGAAATTATACGAAATGATTGTGGACTATGAGAAGGAATTATACCGCTGA
- a CDS encoding efflux RND transporter periplasmic adaptor subunit — protein MRRNYTAELSALAGLTLLSLAACRQPAGQQPATTGHHQVLVIDSSLTALTQPVNQQVLTSIPAIRASSGTRIISTRVNGIIGYDTRNRTSLSSRVSGRIEKLLIKYNYQPVKKGQLILELYSPDLAAAQRELLYVAANSPALLPSARQRLLLLGMTNQQVDRILRTGEILYRVPVYSNSDGYILETQAAAPAPAPAAPATGGEGMGSMGSSSPPPMASVPAASNTPLLLREGQYVNAGQSLFTIYQAGRLVAEFALPPALTPQLKKGQSFLFYTDGNPESLQSAGIGLIEPLYRNGQQFGMLRAYLDKSDYRPGQLLTGIIPVVVPNSQWLPKAAVWRSGSTAVVFRKGVNGYMPMPVQTGVEADGYLQIKTPINGWEVAANAAYLVDSESFIPVTDKQ, from the coding sequence ATGAGAAGGAATTATACCGCTGAGCTATCAGCCCTGGCAGGGCTGACCCTGCTCAGCCTGGCAGCCTGCCGTCAGCCTGCCGGCCAACAGCCCGCCACTACCGGTCACCACCAGGTGCTGGTCATTGACAGCAGCCTTACGGCGCTGACGCAGCCTGTCAACCAGCAGGTGCTGACCAGTATCCCGGCTATCAGGGCCAGCAGTGGCACGAGGATCATCTCTACGCGGGTAAATGGGATCATTGGCTATGATACCAGGAACAGGACCAGCCTGTCCAGCCGGGTGAGTGGCCGTATTGAGAAACTGCTGATCAAATACAATTACCAGCCGGTTAAAAAAGGGCAGCTGATCCTGGAGCTGTATTCGCCCGACCTGGCAGCGGCGCAGCGGGAACTGCTGTATGTAGCTGCCAACAGCCCGGCCCTGCTGCCTTCCGCCCGGCAGCGGCTGCTCTTACTGGGCATGACCAATCAGCAGGTGGACCGTATCCTCCGTACCGGCGAGATCCTGTACCGGGTACCGGTGTACAGCAACAGTGATGGCTATATCCTGGAAACGCAGGCAGCAGCTCCGGCTCCTGCCCCCGCCGCACCGGCTACCGGAGGAGAAGGCATGGGTAGCATGGGCAGCAGCAGTCCCCCCCCGATGGCTTCAGTACCTGCCGCCAGCAATACCCCTTTACTGCTGCGCGAAGGGCAGTATGTCAATGCCGGCCAGAGCCTGTTCACTATTTACCAGGCCGGCCGGCTGGTAGCAGAATTTGCCCTGCCGCCGGCGCTGACGCCACAATTGAAAAAAGGACAATCCTTCCTGTTCTATACCGATGGCAACCCCGAATCCCTGCAAAGCGCCGGCATCGGGTTAATAGAGCCCTTATACCGTAACGGGCAGCAATTTGGTATGCTGCGGGCTTACCTGGACAAAAGCGATTATCGCCCCGGGCAACTGCTCACCGGTATTATCCCCGTGGTAGTGCCCAATAGCCAGTGGCTGCCCAAGGCTGCCGTCTGGCGATCCGGCAGCACGGCTGTGGTATTTCGCAAAGGCGTTAACGGCTATATGCCTATGCCGGTACAGACCGGCGTGGAAGCGGATGGCTACCTCCAGATCAAAACACCCATCAATGGCTGGGAAGTGGCTGCCAATGCTGCTTACCTGGTAGACAGCGAAAGTTTTATCCCGGTAACTGACAAACAGTAA
- a CDS encoding efflux RND transporter periplasmic adaptor subunit, which yields MKSTYYLPIVLLLLTALPACQPKEKGVKAATEKEQTYTCPMHPQVVQHKPGTCPICGMDLVPFDKSNPEAFLTLSDNQIALANISTRAIGTGSFADLKRLNGRLATNPEKTVVISARVPGRVEALYVKETGVRVHKGQPLYKIYSEQLAALQQEYLLAAAQARQFPEDARFQQIAKTARQRLALYDQTDAQLNQLLQAGKTNPYVSYPATADGLVAELSITEGQYVAEGSAILRLESYNELWVEADLYPAEASLLRVGQTVQVLIAGWEQQPQTMQVRFIEPSLQAGSQLLQVRGNLANPQQQWQPGLQATLLAPVQTASQGLTLPVNAVIRGGNGTHVWVKTGAGKFEPRIVTTGQESAESVTINSGLGTGDTVVITGAYLLYSEYLLKKGADPIAHQH from the coding sequence ATGAAAAGCACTTATTACTTACCGATAGTTCTATTATTGCTGACAGCGCTGCCGGCCTGCCAGCCGAAAGAGAAGGGAGTAAAGGCCGCTACTGAAAAAGAGCAGACCTATACCTGCCCCATGCACCCGCAGGTAGTACAGCATAAGCCCGGCACCTGCCCCATCTGTGGCATGGACCTGGTGCCTTTTGACAAAAGCAATCCCGAAGCCTTTCTCACCCTGAGCGATAACCAGATCGCACTTGCCAATATCAGCACCCGGGCCATTGGTACCGGCAGCTTTGCCGACCTGAAAAGATTGAATGGCCGGCTGGCTACCAACCCGGAAAAAACGGTAGTCATCTCTGCCCGGGTACCGGGCCGTGTGGAAGCCCTGTATGTGAAAGAGACTGGCGTGCGTGTACACAAGGGGCAGCCTTTGTATAAGATCTATTCCGAGCAGCTGGCCGCCCTGCAACAGGAATACCTGCTGGCAGCGGCCCAGGCCAGGCAGTTTCCGGAAGATGCCCGCTTCCAGCAGATAGCAAAGACAGCGAGGCAGAGACTGGCGCTCTATGATCAGACAGATGCGCAGCTGAACCAACTCCTGCAAGCTGGTAAAACCAATCCCTATGTCAGCTATCCCGCCACGGCAGATGGGCTGGTGGCCGAGCTCTCTATCACAGAAGGACAGTATGTGGCGGAGGGCAGCGCCATCCTGCGACTGGAAAGCTACAATGAACTATGGGTAGAAGCAGACCTCTATCCTGCAGAAGCCAGTCTGCTGCGGGTGGGACAAACCGTGCAAGTGCTGATTGCAGGCTGGGAACAGCAGCCGCAAACCATGCAGGTACGCTTTATAGAACCCAGCCTCCAGGCCGGCAGCCAGTTGTTGCAGGTAAGAGGGAACCTGGCCAATCCGCAGCAGCAATGGCAGCCCGGATTGCAAGCCACCCTGCTGGCGCCGGTACAGACCGCCAGCCAAGGACTGACACTGCCTGTCAACGCCGTGATCCGCGGGGGTAATGGTACACATGTATGGGTAAAGACCGGCGCCGGCAAATTTGAACCGCGCATTGTAACCACCGGCCAGGAGAGCGCCGAATCCGTAACCATCAACAGCGGCCTGGGAACAGGCGATACCGTGGTGATCACAGGCGCTTATTTATTGTACAGTGAATACCTGTTGAAAAAAGGAGCAGACCCTATTGCTCATCAGCATTAA
- a CDS encoding DUF3347 domain-containing protein, whose amino-acid sequence MKKIVNTLLPVSILFFAACGNSTEADHSHDGHNHDAAGHSHTAPADSTKQAATIQLKDDKLNAVYLQYDQLTKALINGQLAEAKIAGNAIETGAKEIPGASAIQASAGKITNATDLEAQRVAYSALSNELISLVKKSGLNSGQLYVDYCPMALNDKGGYWLSTVKEIRNPYFGDKMMSCGEVKDSIGQ is encoded by the coding sequence ATGAAAAAGATTGTAAACACCCTGCTTCCTGTATCCATCCTGTTCTTTGCCGCCTGCGGCAACAGCACCGAAGCAGACCATTCCCATGACGGCCATAACCATGATGCTGCCGGTCATAGCCATACAGCTCCCGCCGACAGCACAAAACAGGCAGCGACTATCCAGTTGAAAGACGATAAGTTGAATGCCGTATACCTGCAGTATGATCAGCTGACCAAAGCACTGATCAATGGTCAGCTGGCCGAAGCAAAGATTGCCGGCAACGCTATTGAGACCGGCGCCAAAGAAATTCCCGGCGCCAGCGCTATACAGGCCAGTGCCGGTAAGATCACCAATGCTACCGATCTGGAAGCACAGCGCGTAGCTTACTCCGCGCTGAGCAATGAGCTGATCAGCCTGGTGAAAAAATCAGGGCTCAACAGCGGACAGCTGTACGTGGATTACTGCCCCATGGCGCTGAACGACAAAGGCGGTTACTGGCTGAGTACCGTAAAAGAGATCAGGAACCCTTATTTCGGGGACAAGATGATGTCCTGTGGTGAGGTAAAAGATTCTATCGGTCAATAA
- a CDS encoding DinB family protein, with amino-acid sequence MSAIHFGSIFLKELETEAIATRKCLERMPIDKLFNWKPHEKSMVFGYLALLVAEMPNWIAYMIRDKEIDLATFPHLQAKTTAELVAGFDEYMEAARQALEPLPNEALQEVFILKSNGQELFRSPLFDSISSTINHWVHHRGQMTVYMRLNDILVPSIYGPSADERTY; translated from the coding sequence ATGAGCGCTATACATTTTGGATCAATCTTCCTGAAAGAACTGGAAACAGAAGCAATTGCCACCCGTAAATGCCTGGAGCGCATGCCTATTGACAAACTGTTCAACTGGAAGCCCCATGAAAAGTCGATGGTCTTTGGTTACCTGGCCCTGCTGGTAGCGGAAATGCCCAACTGGATAGCCTATATGATCCGGGATAAAGAGATTGACCTGGCTACCTTCCCGCATTTGCAGGCAAAGACCACGGCCGAACTGGTGGCAGGGTTTGATGAATATATGGAGGCCGCCAGGCAGGCCCTGGAGCCGCTGCCCAATGAGGCGCTGCAAGAAGTCTTTATCCTGAAAAGCAATGGCCAGGAATTATTCCGCTCACCGCTTTTTGACAGCATCAGCTCCACCATTAACCACTGGGTGCATCACCGTGGACAGATGACGGTATACATGCGCCTCAATGATATCCTGGTGCCCTCCATATATGGTCCTTCTGCGGACGAAAGAACTTATTGA